In Parerythrobacter aestuarii, the sequence TCGGCCGTCGCGAGCACGAAGGTGAATTCCTGTTCCTTCGAACCGCGCGGGGCGGCGACATAGGCGCGTAGGGTGCGGGTCTGGTCGGCTGGTACGGTGTAGGTCTGGCTGCGGGCGGCCTTGTCACGCGCGATGGTGTCGCTCCACATGCTGGCCCCTTCGAGCCCCTGCAGCGACAGCACCATCTCGCGCGGCGCGCTGGTCATGTTGCGCAGCTTCAGCGTGTAGGAATTGCGGACCGAGCCGTCGCTCATCAACATGAAGGGCGGGTTCCGGTCGGGCGAGACCGTCAAGTCGACATGGGTCCGCGTGCCTAGCGCAAACAACAGGCCGAAGCCGATAGCGGACCAGATCCCGAGATAGGCCAGGGCGCGCGGGCGCAGCAACGCCTTCCATGCCGGGCGCGGATCGCCTCCTGCCTTCTCGCGCTCGCAGTCTTCCAGCGTGGCATAGTCGATCAACCCGCGCGGGCGACCGACCTCTTTCATCACCCGGTCGCAGGCATCGATGCATAGCGCGCAGGTGATGCAGGAAATGTCCGGACCCTTGCGGATATCCCAGCCGGTGGGGCAGACGGCAACGCATTGGTGGCAGTCGATGCAGTCGCCCACCTGGCCGGGATTCTTTTGCGCCTTCTTCAGGCTGCCGCGCGGTTCGCCGCGCCAGTCCTTGTAGGTAACCAGCAGCGATTTCTCGTCCATCATCGCGGTCTGGATGCGCGGCCAGGGGCACATGTAGATGCACACCTCCTCTCGCATGAAGCCGCCGAGCGTGACGGTGGTGAGCGTCAGCACGGCGACGGTGATGTAAGCGATCGGGGCTGCCTCGCCCGCCCAGAAATCGCGGGTCAGCGTCGGCGCATCGGCGAAGTACATGATCCAAGCGCCGCCGGTCCAGAACCCAATGAACAGGTAGATGCTCCACTTGAAAGCGCGACGGAATACCTTGCCCCAGGTCCATGGCGCTGCATCGAGCCGCAGGCGAGCGTTGCGATCTCCATCGACGAAGCGATCGACGTGCTGGAACAGGTCGGTCCACACGGTTTGCGGGCAGGAGTATCCGCACCACGCCCGCCCGACCGCGCTGGTGACGACGAACAGCCCGATCCCCGCCATGATCAGCAGTCCCGCCACGAAATAGAATTCATGCGGCCAGATCTCGATGCCGAACATGTAGAAGCGGCGATTGGCGAGATCGACAAGCACTGCCTGATCGGGCGCATAGGGCCCGCGATCCCAACGGATCCACGGCGTCACGTAGTAGATCGCCAGCGTGACGGCCATGACCAGCCACTTGAAGCGGCGGAACGGGCCGTCGATGCGCTGGTTGTGGACCTGCTTGCGCGCGGCGTAGAGCTGTTCCGGCTGCGGGCTAGCGCTGGCCATCGGTGTCGCTCGCGGGTTCCGGGCTTGCGGGCTCTGGCGTTTCTTCCACTACCGCTGCTTCGCCTCCCCCGAGCGAATGGACGTAGGCCGCCAGCATCCTGACAGTGACCGGATCGAGCCGCTCGCCCCAGGCCGGCATGGCACCCATTTTCGGATTCAGGATCTGCGCCTTGATCGCTGCCGCACTGCTGCCGCGCAGCCAGATGGCATCATTGAGGCGCGGTGCTCCGATAGTCCGGTCGCCCTCGCCGCCAGCACCGTGGCAGGCCGCGCAATTGTCGGCATAGGTCTGCACCCCGGCAGCATTGGGCTGGGCCAGCCCGCTCAGCCAGCGAACGTGCTGGACCAGCGCTTCGAGCTGCGCGCCTTCGATTGCCCCTGCAAACGGAGGCATTACGCCCTGCCGCAGTTCTGCGCCTTCTTGCCGGATGCCATGCTTGATCGAATATTCGATTGCGGCAAGGTCGCCGCCCCAAAGCCAGTCGTCATCGTTGAGATTGGGATAGCCGAGTTCGTGACTGCCCCCTGCACCGGAGCCGTGGCACTGGCTGCAATTGACCTTGAATGCTGCCGCACCGCCGGCCCGGGCCTGTTGCATCAGGCCTTCGTCCGCGGCGAGAGTCGCGAGGTCTACCGCTGCAATGCGTTGAGCAACCTCGGCCCGCTGGCGTTCGGCGGCACCGAGTTCCTTGGCCAGCGCGCCCCGGCTGGACCAGCCCAGCATGCCCTCGGTGGCTTTGGAAAGCATGGGAATCGCCGGATAGGCAACGACATATCCGATCGAGAACACGATCGTGAGGTAGAAAGTCCACAGCCACCAGCGCGGCAGCGGTGTGTTGAGTTCCTCGATTCCGTCCCACTCATGACCGACGAATTCAGTGCCGGTCGGCTGGTCGACGCGCTTGTCATTCGCCATCGTCTTGGTCCTCGAAAATCATGGTGGCAGCAGCCCTGTTGCGGTCGGTCGAACCAGGGCGGAAAGGCCACAGGCACAGGATCAGGAAGAGCCCGACCATCACCGCCAGCCCGTAGCTATCGGCAAAGTGGCGCAGCGATTCATAGGTGTTCATCGACCGCTCTCCGTCGCCAGTTCTTCCTGGGCGGCGGCACTGTTCACATCGACCAGCGTGCCGAGCATTTGCAGGTAAGCCAGCAGCGCATCCATTTCCGTGATCCGTGTCGGGTCACCGTCGAAATCGCGGACCTGCACCTTGGGATAGCGGGTGGCGAGATCGCCAGGATCGACGTCGGGATCGGCCTGGGCGATGAGGTCATCTGCGGCCTTGGCGATATCGTCGTCGGAGTAAGGGACACCTACACGGCGCAAGGCTGTGAGGTTGGCGGCGATATCCGCCACGTCGAGCGGGGTCTCGGCCAGAAAGCCGTATTGCGGCATGACGCTTTCCGGAACGACAGCCTGCGGGTTCTTCAGGTGCTGGACGTGCCATTCGTCGGAATAGCGCCCGCCCACCCGCGCCAGGTCAGGCCCTGTCCTCTTCGAGCCCCACTGGAACGGGTGGTCGTACATGCTTTCTGCGGCGAGGCTGTAGTGGCCGTAGCGCTCGACCTCGTCGCGGAACGGGCGGATCATCTGGCTGTGGCAGACATAGCAGCCTTCGCGGATGTAGATATCGCGTCCGGCCAGCTCCAGCGGGCTGTAGGGTCGCATGCCTTCGACTTCCTCGATCGTGTTGTCGATCCAGAACAGCGGGGCGATCTCGACGATGCCGCCGATGGCCACGGCAACCAGCGTGGCGAGCCCCATCAGCGTGACATTGCGTTCAAGCCGGGCGTGTCCGGTAACCTTTTCCGGGGTGGATTGATCGTTCATCTCGGATCTCACTCTGCAGGGACTGCGGTGGGAGGAAGCGGGCGGTCAGCGGCTTCATCGTAGGGAGTCTCCGTCATCGGAGCTTCCTCGCGGACTTTGCCGGCGATGGTCTGCCACACGTTGAAGAGCATGATGCCGAACCCGCCGAGATAGAGCAGGCCGCCGAGCGCGCGCATGATGTACATCGGGTGCAGCGCAGCAACGGTGTCGGCGAAGCTGTTCACCAGGTAGCCGTCGGCACCGTATTCGCGCCACATCAGGCCTTGGGTGATCCCGGCCACCCACATGCTGGCGGCGTAGAAAACGATGCCGACAGTCGCGAGCCAGAAGTGCCAATTGATCATCCGCAGCGAATACATCCGCTCGCGCTTCCACAGCCGCGGGACGAGGTAATAGAGGCAGGCGAAAGTGATCATGCCGTTCCACCCCAGCGCGCCGGAATGGACGTGGCCGATGGTCCAGTCGGTATAATGGCTGAGGCTGTTGACCGACTTGATGCTCATCATCGGCCCTTCGAAGGTGCTCATGCCGTAGAAGGCCAGTGCCATCACCATCATGCGGATGATGGGATCGGTGCGGATCTTGTCCCACGCGCCGTTGAGCGTCATCAGGCCGTTGATCATGCCGCCCCAGCTGGGCATCCACAGCATGATCGAGAACACCATCCCCAGCGTCTGCGCCCAGTCCGGCAGTGCGGTGTAGTGCAAGTGGTGCGGCCCGGCCCAGATATAGAGGAAGATCAGCGACCAGAAGTGGATGATCGACAGGCGGTAGGAATAGACAGGTCGCTCGGCCTGCTTTGGGACGAAGTAGTACATCATCGCCAGGAACCCGGCGGTGAGGAAGAAGCCGACGGCGTTATGGCCATACCACCACTGCGTCAGCGCATCCTGCACCCCGGCAAAGGCGCTGTAACTGCGCGATCCGAACAGGCTGACCGGCATCGCCAGATTGTTGACCACATGCAGCATCGCAACGGTGACAATGAAGGCGAGGAAGAACCAGTTGGCGACGTAGATGTGCGGCTCACGTCGCTTCAGGATAGTACCGACGAAAACTACCAGGTACGCCACCCACACGATCGTCAGCCATAAGTCGATATACCATTCCGGCTCGGCATATTCCTTCGACTGCGTGATGCCGAGCAGGTAGCCGGTCGCGGCCAGCACGATGAACATCTGGTAACCCCAGAATACGAAGCGTGCGAGGCCGGGCAAGGCCAGCTGTGCGCGGCAAGTACGCTGCACGACATAAAAACTCGTTGCGATCAGCGCATTGCCGCCGAAGGCAAAAACGACCGCGCTGGTATGCAATGGCCGCAACCTGCCGAAGTTGAGGTAGGGCTCGAAATTGAGGGCCGGAAACGCCAGCTGCAACGCAATGAAGAGCCCCGCGGCAAAACCGGCCGTGCCCCAGAACAAGGTGGCGATCGCGCCCCAGCGGATCGGGTCGTCGTCATAGCGGCTCGCGCCCTCCGGGCCGCGCAGGGGCGGTGCCAGCGCGCTGGGGTCAAACCGGGCTGCAGAGACCAGGATCATGACAAAGGCGGCGATGGCAACAATCACGGCATGTGTGGCGAAGCCAGCGTCCTGTGCAGCGACGACAGCTCCGAGAGCCAGCAGGAAGATGACAAACCACAGCCCTGCGCGGGCGAGAGAGGATTCGGCAGTCATGGAAATCTCCGTCCGTTTGATGCGTGCCTAGCCCCGCGATCCGGGAGCGACTTTGATCCAGCGCAAATTTGCAAAAACATTGCCGCGTGCGGCCACTAGCCGGACGAGCGATAGTAACCGGCCCCTTCGCGCAGGGCCGGCAGGTCGAGGATGCGAACCAACGAACGGCCGGAGGTTTCAATGATTTCCGCTCGCCGCAGCAGGGTAAGCTGGCGGCTGACTGTTTCTATGGTCACACCCAGGCTGTCAGCGATATCGCGGCGCGACATTGGCAGGCGAACAGCGATCGACTTGCCATCGGGCTGGCCGATCCGGTCAGCCATGCCGACAAGAAAACTCGCGATCCGTTCCGGGGCGGTCTTGCGGCCCAGTGCAATCGATTTCTCCCGACACCGGTCCAGCGCGAGGCGGGTGGCGCGCAGGATGTCCTTGAGGATCGCGGCATTGTCACCCGCCAGCTCGATCACCTTGTCATAGGAGAACGCCAGCAGCAGCGAGCGGTCGAGTGCGAACAAATGATAAGCGTGCGCCGTCCGTGACGGTACACACACCACATCGCCGGCAAAATGAAATGCGATGACCTGCTCACGACCTTCAGAGGCGAGCGCGACGAGCTTGGTCGCCCCTTGCGCAAGGAAGACCAACTGGTCGCAGCTGTCGTCGAGCCGGACGGGCGTGTCCGGCTCTACCTCCAGAATGCGACCGGCAGCTTCGAATTGGAGGACGCTTGCATCCGAAAGCGGATGATCACCGGAAAACCGGTCCGAAAACCGCCTGAAGCTTTCGTGGTGAGCCAGCATTGGCGTCATCTGCAGCAATTGTGCGCAACTGCCTTTGACCTGGATCAATGATCCGGATCGGCACTGCGGGCACTTGCTGTGGTGCGCAGCAACAACCCTGGGCCGCATCGGGCGGCCACTGCTACGCCAGGAATTCGAATATGAAGACTACCTACGCGGCCGCCCTTGCCGGTCTCGCTATGCTGGCTGCTCCGGCCTCGGCGAAGGCTGAGGAAGGCAGGCTCCAGGTCAAGGTTCTCGGCACGGCTGTGTTACCCGACGGAAAAATCGACCGCGTTAATGTCGATCTCGTCGGCCTGCCTGCCAGTACGCAGACAGAGGCCAACGACAACTTCGTGCCGACCGTGGCGATAGAGTATTTCTTCACCGACAATGTCTCAGTCGAAACGATCTGCTGCGTGACCCAGCATGACGTCGATGGCACGACGGGCCTGCCAGGTGCCGAGCTCGTCTCCAATGCGCAACTCATTCCGGCGACCTTCACTGCCAAATACCACTTCGATCTTGGCAGCGCGAAACCCTACATCGGTGCCGGGGCAACCTATTTCCTCTGGATCAAGGACGATCCGGGTGCCGCGACCATCCCACTGGGCGTGACCGATACCGATCTCTCGGACGAATTCGGTTTCGTGCTCCAGGCCGGGATGGACATTCCGGTTGGCGACAAGGGCTTTGGAGTTTCACTCGATGCCAAGAAGTATTTCGTCGACACCACGGCACGCTGGTATGTCGGCAACACACTGGCGATCGAAACCGAGCACAAGCTCGACCCTTGGGTCCTGAGCGCTGGCGTGAGTTATCGGTTCTAGATCGTGATTGACTGAAGCTTGAACGGTCTTGCACCTCCTCCATCCGCTTCCTTCAAGGTCACAGCGAAGCTCGAACTCGCGGACCTTGGGGGTGCTCTGCGGTCTGGCTGGGGGGATTTTGTCTCGGTTCCCAAATACGGCCTGCTTTTCGGAATCCTCGTCGCGATCGCTGGTATCGCGGTCAGCTATGCCATCATCGCTCGAGGAGAGGTTTCCTGGCTCATGGCGACAGCGGCAGGATTCCCGCTTTTGGCTCCTTTTACTGCCGTCGGCCTCTACGAAGTCAGCCGAAGGCGCGAAGCGGGCATCCCCATTGCCTGGAGCGACATCTTTGGGGCGGTCAGGGGGCGCGGTGACGACCAGATATTGAGCATGGGCGTCATTCTTTTTGTGGCCTTCAGTGTCTGGGTCATCATCGCCCACCTGATATTCTCTGTGTTTGTTGCCGAAGCCGGCGCGGGTTCGGAATCCCTGGAATTCCTTGTTTCACCACTGGGATTGGCGATGTTGCTCGTCGGCAGTGTCATCGGCGGCACGATTGCGCTTGGCCTCTATGCCATGACACTGGTCAGCCTCCCCATGTTGGTCGAGCATGAGATCGACTTTGTCACTGCGGTCGTTTTCAGCTTTAGAGCTTTTCGCGGCAACGCCGCAGTCTTGCTCGCCTGGGCTGCGTTCATCGCGCTATCGCTCGTCATAGCCATATTGCCCGCATTCCTGGGCCTGATTGTTGTCGTGCCGGTCCTTGGACACGCAACATGGCATCTCTACCGACGCATGATTTCCCGGGCGAACAGTGGTGGCAGCGTCCACGGATGTTCGTAGGTCACCAGCCGCCGATCACCGGACGAAGTTTGGCCCCAGTGCTTCCTTGAGCGGGTCGAGCCAACGCTCATAGGGCTCCCATGCCCCTTGCCCCGACCGGTTGATGGGGCGCCGGACCTGTTCGGAGCTGGCAGTACGTACGGCGCGACTGTTCTTGTGGAAGTCGAGGCAAGCCTGTTCGAACGGAAGCTCGCAGTAGTCCAGCATGCGCCGCACCTGGCCTTCGAGATCGTCGAGCACATCCTCATGCTGCACCCGCAGGACCCGGCCCGGCAGCACCGCGTCCCAGTGCTCCATCAGGTCGACATAGTCCGCATAATACTGCCCGACTTCGTGCAGGCCGTATGTGAACTCCTGCCCTTCAGCAAACAACTGCTTGAAGCCGGAGAAACAGCAATCCATCGGGTCGCGGCGAGCGTCGATGATCTTCGCGTTGGGCAGGATCAGGTGAACGAGCCCGATATGGCGGAAATTGTTCGGCATCTTGTCGATGAAGAACGGTGCGCCCGCGCGGTGGATGCTCGTGTTGGCAACGAACTCCTCGCCGAACTTCGCCAGCTGTTCGCCAGCGAGATCGTGGAGAATCTCAGGATAGCGCGATTGGCCCGCCTTCTTCCCCCGCAGCCTGTGCGCCAGCGCCAGGATGTTGGGTAGCTCCATCGTGCCATCGACCTGGCTGTGGCTGGCCAGGATCTGTTCGAGCAAGGTCGATCCAGCGCGCGGCAGCCCGAGGATGAAGATCGGAGCGGGCGCATCGTGGCCCGCGCCGGCGTGCTTCTCGAACAGCTCCGGCGTGCAGAACTGTTTCTGCCGCGCCAGCTCTTCGGTCATCGTCTCCGCCTTGTAGCGGGTTTGCGCGCGTTTCAGCGCATTGCCCTGCTCGTAAAAGCGGAAGCTGTCTTCGTATTCCTTCCGATCCTCATGCGCCTTGCCCAGCGCGAAGGAGAGGTGGACCCGGTCCATGAAGGCTAGGTCCGGTCGCTCGACCTGCTCGCGCATCGCCGCCAGCTCGGCATCGGTGAAGCGATAGGTCTTGAGATTGGCGAGCGCATAATAGGCATCGCCATGGTCAGGCTTGCTGGCGAAAGCCGCGCGATAGCTGGCGACCGCCTGTTCCTGCTCACCGGTGGTCTTGAGCGCATGGCCGCGGCTGGTTAGCGTCGCCGCATCGCCGGGCACTTTCTCCAGCACCAGCTCGAACAGCTCGAACGCGCGGTCGTAATTGCCTGTCTGCATGCTTTCGATGGCGAGATGCGACTGGAACAGCGGATTGTCCGGGTCGCGTGCGTGCAGCGTTTCGGCCTGTTCGCGTGATTGCTCGAACTTCTGCCGCCTTCGCAGCGCGTCCATATAATCGAGCCGCAGCTGGACGTTGTCCGGATCGAATTCGACCGCGCTTTCCAGCAGGAATTCGGCATCGTCGAGCACGCCCAGCTTGATCCCGATCTGCGCCAGCAGCCGCATGCCCTCCACATTGCGCGGGTTCTGACGCAGGTAGGCGCGGCAGATTTCCTCGGCCTTGAGCAAACGACCTTCATGGAGATGGTTTGTGACGGCCAGCAAAGCCGTCGGCAGCTGCTTGAGGCGCTGACACTGAGCCCGCGCAGCCTGCGCCTCCACGCTACGTCCCGCCGCCTCCAGCAATTGCGCTTGCGCGGCCCAGCTGGCCTCCAGTGCCGGGTTGAATTGCACCGCCCGGCCATAGGCTGCGATCGCCGCTTCAGTATCGCCCGCATCACGCGCCAAATGCCCGGCCTCCTGCCAAGCACGCCCGTATTCCGGCGAAGCCCCATGGAGCCGCTGAAGCGTTATACGAGCATCGTCGAAACGCTTGAGGAAGCGCAGCGCGACTGCCTGCATGTAGAGGGCTTCGCTATCATCGGGCGTATCTGCCAGCACTTGCCCGGCCAGCGCCTCGCCCTTTGCGAAGTCGCCCGATTGCAGCGCCTGCTGGGCCTGCCGAAGGAGAGTGTCGTGCTCGCTCATTGCTGCTGCGCCATGCCGTAAAAGGAAAGCGGCGAGCAAGCCCCGAGGCCAGCCCGCCGCATCCTCTCCCCTGCAGGGGATCAGTGAATCAGTAGTCCCAGCCGACGCGGACACCCACCGTCAGCGGACGGTTGGTGGTGATCCGCGCGCGGTCATTGATGAAGTTACCGGCGATCTCAGCCCGCGTGTCGGAGAGGTTTTCACCGAACAGCTCGACCGACCAGCCATCCTTCTTCAGCCCCATGGAAAGGTCGAAGGTGGTGTAGCTGTCCAGCTTGAGGCGGTTGATCGTGATGATGTCGGTGAACTTCGAAGCCGAATGCACGATCTGCGGCTGGATGTGGAAGGTCAGCGGACCCGAATCCCACTCGTAACGAGCACGGATATTGCCCTGGAAGCTCGGCGCATAGGCCAGCTCGTCGCCCACGATCACATCGGTCGTCGGCGTCAGGACAGCGGTAATCTCCGTGTCGAGGAAGCTGAATGCACCTGCGACCGTGAGGCCCGGGAGGGAGTACGGCGCGATGGTGAACTCGCCTTCGATGCCCTTGATCTCTGCGTCAGCCGCATTGTCCGAGAAGAACAGGTTGGTGATGCTGGGATCGAAGATGGTCGTCTGCAAACGGCTGATGTCGACGAAGAACGCGCTGCCGTTGAAACGCAACTGACCGTCGATCAGGTCGAGCTTCCAGCCGATTTCGTAGTTCTTGACCTCATCGGTCTCCAGCTCGAACGGAACGGTGAAACCGGCCCCATTGGTCGCGCCACCCGGACGGTTAAGCAAGCCCGGACGGAAGCCTTCCGAATAGGTTGCATAGAACAGCAGGTCTTCGGTCGGGGTGAAGGTCGCAGTACCCTTGAAGATGGTACCGGTCGCCTTCGCGACGTCGGGTGCCTGCAGCGCGTTGAACACCTGTGTAGCCTGGCCGAGGCTCAGACCGGCAGCCTGGATGTCGGCAATCGACTGACCCTGAGTGAAGGTCTGGCGCAGCGCCGGGTTACAGCTGCCGATGAAGGTGTACTGGCCGTCACCGTCGTACAGGTCGTTGAGATCGGTCCCGAAGGCGTCCTGGTCCGTCGCGCTGAACGAGTTACAGAACGAGCCGTTGGCCGAGCCTTCGAAATCGACTTCGATGTCGTAGTAGCGCGCACCGGCGGTCAGCGTCAGCACATCGGGCACGATGTCGAAGCTGAACTCGCCGAAGATGCCCCACTGCTTGTCGGTGCGGCGGATATCGTTGCGGAAGATGGTGTCAGCCGGGAACGGGCCCGGATCTGTGGTGAAACCATCCTGCGGGAAGTTCGGTTTGAACGGGCCGAAGGGCTGCGCGATGACATTACCCGGATAGGAGAAGTCGTTGCGTTCCTTCAGCTCAAGGTCGGAGTAGAAC encodes:
- a CDS encoding Crp/Fnr family transcriptional regulator gives rise to the protein MTPMLAHHESFRRFSDRFSGDHPLSDASVLQFEAAGRILEVEPDTPVRLDDSCDQLVFLAQGATKLVALASEGREQVIAFHFAGDVVCVPSRTAHAYHLFALDRSLLLAFSYDKVIELAGDNAAILKDILRATRLALDRCREKSIALGRKTAPERIASFLVGMADRIGQPDGKSIAVRLPMSRRDIADSLGVTIETVSRQLTLLRRAEIIETSGRSLVRILDLPALREGAGYYRSSG
- the ccoN gene encoding cytochrome-c oxidase, cbb3-type subunit I; its protein translation is MTAESSLARAGLWFVIFLLALGAVVAAQDAGFATHAVIVAIAAFVMILVSAARFDPSALAPPLRGPEGASRYDDDPIRWGAIATLFWGTAGFAAGLFIALQLAFPALNFEPYLNFGRLRPLHTSAVVFAFGGNALIATSFYVVQRTCRAQLALPGLARFVFWGYQMFIVLAATGYLLGITQSKEYAEPEWYIDLWLTIVWVAYLVVFVGTILKRREPHIYVANWFFLAFIVTVAMLHVVNNLAMPVSLFGSRSYSAFAGVQDALTQWWYGHNAVGFFLTAGFLAMMYYFVPKQAERPVYSYRLSIIHFWSLIFLYIWAGPHHLHYTALPDWAQTLGMVFSIMLWMPSWGGMINGLMTLNGAWDKIRTDPIIRMMVMALAFYGMSTFEGPMMSIKSVNSLSHYTDWTIGHVHSGALGWNGMITFACLYYLVPRLWKRERMYSLRMINWHFWLATVGIVFYAASMWVAGITQGLMWREYGADGYLVNSFADTVAALHPMYIMRALGGLLYLGGFGIMLFNVWQTIAGKVREEAPMTETPYDEAADRPLPPTAVPAE
- the ccoG gene encoding cytochrome c oxidase accessory protein CcoG; the encoded protein is MASASPQPEQLYAARKQVHNQRIDGPFRRFKWLVMAVTLAIYYVTPWIRWDRGPYAPDQAVLVDLANRRFYMFGIEIWPHEFYFVAGLLIMAGIGLFVVTSAVGRAWCGYSCPQTVWTDLFQHVDRFVDGDRNARLRLDAAPWTWGKVFRRAFKWSIYLFIGFWTGGAWIMYFADAPTLTRDFWAGEAAPIAYITVAVLTLTTVTLGGFMREEVCIYMCPWPRIQTAMMDEKSLLVTYKDWRGEPRGSLKKAQKNPGQVGDCIDCHQCVAVCPTGWDIRKGPDISCITCALCIDACDRVMKEVGRPRGLIDYATLEDCEREKAGGDPRPAWKALLRPRALAYLGIWSAIGFGLLFALGTRTHVDLTVSPDRNPPFMLMSDGSVRNSYTLKLRNMTSAPREMVLSLQGLEGASMWSDTIARDKAARSQTYTVPADQTRTLRAYVAAPRGSKEQEFTFVLATADEQPESDTGTTRFAAPEQ
- the ccoO gene encoding cytochrome-c oxidase, cbb3-type subunit II — protein: MNDQSTPEKVTGHARLERNVTLMGLATLVAVAIGGIVEIAPLFWIDNTIEEVEGMRPYSPLELAGRDIYIREGCYVCHSQMIRPFRDEVERYGHYSLAAESMYDHPFQWGSKRTGPDLARVGGRYSDEWHVQHLKNPQAVVPESVMPQYGFLAETPLDVADIAANLTALRRVGVPYSDDDIAKAADDLIAQADPDVDPGDLATRYPKVQVRDFDGDPTRITEMDALLAYLQMLGTLVDVNSAAAQEELATESGR
- a CDS encoding tetratricopeptide repeat-containing sulfotransferase family protein; the encoded protein is MSEHDTLLRQAQQALQSGDFAKGEALAGQVLADTPDDSEALYMQAVALRFLKRFDDARITLQRLHGASPEYGRAWQEAGHLARDAGDTEAAIAAYGRAVQFNPALEASWAAQAQLLEAAGRSVEAQAARAQCQRLKQLPTALLAVTNHLHEGRLLKAEEICRAYLRQNPRNVEGMRLLAQIGIKLGVLDDAEFLLESAVEFDPDNVQLRLDYMDALRRRQKFEQSREQAETLHARDPDNPLFQSHLAIESMQTGNYDRAFELFELVLEKVPGDAATLTSRGHALKTTGEQEQAVASYRAAFASKPDHGDAYYALANLKTYRFTDAELAAMREQVERPDLAFMDRVHLSFALGKAHEDRKEYEDSFRFYEQGNALKRAQTRYKAETMTEELARQKQFCTPELFEKHAGAGHDAPAPIFILGLPRAGSTLLEQILASHSQVDGTMELPNILALAHRLRGKKAGQSRYPEILHDLAGEQLAKFGEEFVANTSIHRAGAPFFIDKMPNNFRHIGLVHLILPNAKIIDARRDPMDCCFSGFKQLFAEGQEFTYGLHEVGQYYADYVDLMEHWDAVLPGRVLRVQHEDVLDDLEGQVRRMLDYCELPFEQACLDFHKNSRAVRTASSEQVRRPINRSGQGAWEPYERWLDPLKEALGPNFVR
- a CDS encoding cbb3-type cytochrome c oxidase subunit 3 — translated: MNTYESLRHFADSYGLAVMVGLFLILCLWPFRPGSTDRNRAAATMIFEDQDDGE
- the ccoP gene encoding cytochrome-c oxidase, cbb3-type subunit III is translated as MANDKRVDQPTGTEFVGHEWDGIEELNTPLPRWWLWTFYLTIVFSIGYVVAYPAIPMLSKATEGMLGWSSRGALAKELGAAERQRAEVAQRIAAVDLATLAADEGLMQQARAGGAAAFKVNCSQCHGSGAGGSHELGYPNLNDDDWLWGGDLAAIEYSIKHGIRQEGAELRQGVMPPFAGAIEGAQLEALVQHVRWLSGLAQPNAAGVQTYADNCAACHGAGGEGDRTIGAPRLNDAIWLRGSSAAAIKAQILNPKMGAMPAWGERLDPVTVRMLAAYVHSLGGGEAAVVEETPEPASPEPASDTDGQR
- a CDS encoding DUF2189 domain-containing protein, which encodes MATAAGFPLLAPFTAVGLYEVSRRREAGIPIAWSDIFGAVRGRGDDQILSMGVILFVAFSVWVIIAHLIFSVFVAEAGAGSESLEFLVSPLGLAMLLVGSVIGGTIALGLYAMTLVSLPMLVEHEIDFVTAVVFSFRAFRGNAAVLLAWAAFIALSLVIAILPAFLGLIVVVPVLGHATWHLYRRMISRANSGGSVHGCS
- a CDS encoding OmpW/AlkL family protein encodes the protein MKTTYAAALAGLAMLAAPASAKAEEGRLQVKVLGTAVLPDGKIDRVNVDLVGLPASTQTEANDNFVPTVAIEYFFTDNVSVETICCVTQHDVDGTTGLPGAELVSNAQLIPATFTAKYHFDLGSAKPYIGAGATYFLWIKDDPGAATIPLGVTDTDLSDEFGFVLQAGMDIPVGDKGFGVSLDAKKYFVDTTARWYVGNTLAIETEHKLDPWVLSAGVSYRF